One genomic window of Medicago truncatula cultivar Jemalong A17 chromosome 1, MtrunA17r5.0-ANR, whole genome shotgun sequence includes the following:
- the LOC11415092 gene encoding BAG family molecular chaperone regulator 3 encodes MMKMKNVTNHNGGSVPEPRGLEWEMRPGGMLVQRRTLDSDRDSVPPPTIRIKVKFGSTYHEVNISSQATFGELKKMLTGPTGLHHQDQKIFYKNKERDSKAFLDIVGVKDKSKLVVMEDPIAQEKRYLEMRKNIKMERAAKSISEISLEVDRLAGQVSALETIISKGGKVVETDVLSLIEKLMNQLLKLDGIVADGDVKLQRKMQVKRVQKYVETLDMLKIKNSNGGHVPKKKPQQKVKLPPIDEQLEGMSIGNHKLQPSLEQQSQRNSNGNSQVFQQLQHKPSTNSTSEVVVTTKWETFDSLPPLIPVTSASSSSSSTNNSVHPKFKWEHFE; translated from the exons atgatgaagatgaagaacgTGACGAATCATAATGGAGGTTCGGTTCCCGAACCTAGAGGCTTGGAGTGGGAGATGAGACCAGGAGGGATGTTAGTTCAACGCCGAACCTTAGACTCGGATCGAGACTCGGTTCCTCCACCGACAATTAGAATTAAGGTTAAATTTGGTTCCACCTATCATGAAGTCAACATTAGTTCACAAGCAACGTTTG gtgaattgaagaaaatgttAACCGGTCCAACTGGGTTACACCACCAagaccaaaaaatattttataaaaacaagGAGAGGGATTCAAAGGCATTTCTTGACATAGTAGGAGTTAAAGATAAATCAAAGTTAGTGGTGATGGAGGATCCTATTGCTCAAGAGAAGAGGTACTTGGAAATGAGAAAGAATATAAAGATGGAAAGGGCTGCAAAATCTATTTCAGAAATTAGCTTGGAAGTAGATAGGCTTGCAGGGcag GTGTCTGCTCTTGAAACAATAATTAGTAAAGGTGGGAAAGTTGTGGAGACAGATGTGCTTAGTTTGATTGAGAAATTGATGAATCAATTGCTTAAGCTGGATGGTATAGTGGCTGATGGGGATGTTAAATTGCAGAGGAAAATGCAG GTAAAAAGAGTACAAAAGTATGTTGAAACTTTGGATATGTTGAAAATTAAGAATTCTAATGGAGGTCATGTCCCAAAGAAGAAGcctcaacaaaaagtaaaattgCCTCCAATTGATGAGCAACTAGAAGGAATGTCTATTGGGAATCATAAATTACAACCAAGTTTGGAGCAACAGTCACAAAGGAACTCAAACGGGAATTCTCAAGTATTTCAGCAGCTGCAGCACAAACCCTCTACGAATTCTACCTCAGAAGTTGTAGTTACTACAAAATGGGAGACATTTGATTCTCTACCACCATTAATTCCTGTCACTTCAGCATCCTCATCAAGCTCATCCACTAATAATTCAGTTCATCCCAAATTCAAATGGGAACACTTCGAGTAA